From one Papio anubis isolate 15944 chromosome 12, Panubis1.0, whole genome shotgun sequence genomic stretch:
- the LOC108580406 gene encoding olfactory receptor 5M1, which produces MDETNAKSESDRNPHILCHFKFSGDKKMFSSNHTILTEFILLGLTDDPVLEKILFGVFLVIYLITLAGNLCMILLIRTNSHLQTPMYFFLGHLSFVDICYSSNVTPNMLHNFLSEQKTISYAGCFTQCLLFIALVITEFYILASMALDRYVAICSPLHYSSRMSKNICICLVIVPYMYGFLSGFSQSLLTFHLSFCGSLEINHFYCADPPLIMLACSDTHVKKMAMFVAAGFNLSSSLFIILLSYLFIFAAILRIRSAEGRHKAFSTCASHLTTVTLFYGTLFCMYVRPPSEKSVEESKIIAVFYSFLSPMLNPLIYSLRNKDVILAMQQMIRGKSFRKAAG; this is translated from the coding sequence ATGGATGAAACAAATGCCAAATCTGAATCAGACAGAAATCCTCACATTCTTTGTCACTTTAAGTTTTCAGGAGATAAGAAGATGTTCTCCTCAAACCACACAATACTGACAGAATTCATTCTCTTGGGACTGACAGATGACCCAGTGCTAGAGAAGATCCTGTTTGGGGTGTTCCTGGTCATCTACCTAATCACGCTGGCAGGCAACCTGTGCATGATCCTGCTGATCAGGACCAATTCCCACCTGCAAACCCCCATGTATTTCTTCCTTGGCCACCTCTCCTTTGTAGACATTTGTTATTCTTCCAATGTTACTCCAAATATGCTGCACAATTTCCTCTCAGAACAGAAGACCATCTCCTACGCTGGATGCTTCACACAGTGTCTTCTCTTCATCGCCCTGGTGATCACTGAGTTTTACATCCTTGCTTCAATGGCACTGGATCGCTATGTAGCCATTTGCAGCCCTTTACATTACAGTTCCAGGATGTCCAAGAACATCTGTATCTGTCTGGTCATTGTCCCTTACATGTATGGGTTTCTGAGTGGGTTCTCTCAGTCACTGTTGACCTTTCACTTATCTTTCTGTGGCTCCCTTGAAATCAATCATTTCTACTGTGCTGATCCTCCTCTTATAATGCTGGCCTGCTCTGACACCCATGTCAAAAAGATGGCAATGTTTGTAGCTGCAGGCTTTAATCTCTCAAGCTCTCTATTCATCATTCTTCTGtcctatcttttcatttttgcagCGATCTTGAGGATCCGTTCTGCTGAAGGCAGGCACAAAGCCTTTTCTACATGTGCTTCCCACCTGACGACAGTTACTTTGTTTTATGGAACCCTTTTCTGCATGTACGTAAGGCCTCCATCAGAGAAGTCTGTAGAGGAGTCCAAAATAATTGCagtcttttatagttttttgagCCCAATGCTGAACCCATTGATCTATAGCCTAAGGAACAAAGATGTAATTCTTGCCATGCAACAAATGATTAGGGGAAAATCCTTTCGTAAAGCTGCAGGTTAG